A genomic segment from Clostridium pasteurianum BC1 encodes:
- the rpmH gene encoding 50S ribosomal protein L34, translated as MFMTYQPKKKQRKKEHGFRKRMSTLSGRNVLKRRRLKGRKRLTA; from the coding sequence ATGTTTATGACTTATCAACCAAAAAAGAAGCAAAGAAAGAAAGAGCATGGCTTTAGAAAAAGAATGAGTACTTTATCTGGAAGAAATGTTTTAAAGAGAAGAAGACTAAAAGGTAGAAAAAGATTGACAGCATAA